A window of Triplophysa dalaica isolate WHDGS20190420 chromosome 7, ASM1584641v1, whole genome shotgun sequence contains these coding sequences:
- the rundc1 gene encoding RUN domain-containing protein 1, which translates to MSTEDLSTSDSEAAFAGAGERWAPVGAVASPEDEHWKGGAQSGSVFSSEAGMASKLRKLEVEQEQLNSSLLALTSHFAQVQFRLKQIVHAQSEEKERMLLELEEFAFKGCPHVIGCRSQDAQMLENSSERDKRERLEAQRNKQKELIFQLKTQLDDLERFAYQEGSYDSLPQSVVMERQKVIIDELIKKLDVNLNEDIGNLTPEELRQRVDSAIAQIVNPVRVKEQLVEQLKTQIRDLEMFINFIQDEVGNPLLNEGVKSQQVRGAGANTGGTGGLKQVDPEQAQRMRETGLQLIQKALAVLQIFALSQFGCASGHMPQNVWSQGREAQDYGPLLQKLEGAVERVCLQASRLQPSSQEEHVVSYTTCLSPGGPQDDLTASVRKELAMALRDLLANGLYTPSQGMSLVLAPISCLLPVSSSPQNLHPWELFVKYYHSKNGQAFVESPARQLSQSFSLPLGGGPVTVTPKQSLLWAIHTVLKEHGRYKRSADSEFKALVCMALNEQRLVSWLNLLCKSGTLIHCHYQPWSYMAQTGFEGALRILGRLSHLKFKLPVDLAVRQLKNIKDAF; encoded by the exons ATGTCGACGGAGGACTTGTCCACTTCCGACAGCGAGGCTGCCTTCGCGGGAGCCGGGGAACGCTGGGCGCCGGTGGGAGCCGTGGCCAGCCCGGAGGATGAGCATTGGAAAGGGGGCGCGCAGTCTGGTTCTGTGTTTTCCAGCGAGGCAGGGATGGCATCGAAACTGCGTAAGCTGGAGGTAGAGCAGGAGCAGCTGAATTCATCGCTTCTCGCATTAACCTCTCACTTCGCTCAAGTGCAGTTTCGACTCAAACAGATCGTCCATGCGCAGAGCGAAGAGAAGGAGAGGATGCTGCTGGAGCTGGAGGAGTTTGCTTTCAAAGGATGCCCTCACGTCATCGGGTGCAGATCACAGGATGCTCAGATGTTGGAGAACTCT agtgagagagacaagAGGGAACGTCTGGAAGCCCAAAGAAATAAGCAGAAGGAGTTGATTTTTCAGCTGAAGACTCAACTCGATGACCTGGAACGCTTCGCCTACCAGGAGGGCAGCTATGACTCATTGCCTCAGTCTGTTGTCATGGAGAGGCAGAAG GTGATAATCGATGAGCTAATTAAGAAGCTGGATGTAAACCTCAATGAAGACATTGGGAATCTCACACCAGAGGAGCTCCGACAGAGAGTGGATTCGGCCATTGCTCAGATAGTCAACCCAGTCAGAGTCAAAGAGCAACTGGTTGAGCAGCTGAAAACTCAGATCAGAGACCTGGAGATGTTTATTAACTTCATACAAG ATGAGGTGGGTAATCCTCTTTTAAATGAGGGTGTGAAGAGCCAACAGGTCCGAGGAGCTGGCGCAAACACAGGTGGCACTGGAGGATTGAAGCAAG TGGACCCTGAACAAGCACAGAGGATGCGAGAAACTGGCCTTCAGCTGATCCAGAAAGCCTTAGCTGTCCTGCAGATCTTTGCTTTGAGCCAGTTTGGATGTGCTTCAGGCCACATGCCCCAGAATGTGTGGTCCCAGGGACGTGAAGCTCAAGATTACGGCCCACTGCTGCAGAAACTGGAGGGAGCCGTAGAGCGCGTTTGTCTCCAAGCCTCTCGTCTTCAGCCCTCCTCTCAGGAGGAACATGTGGTCAGCTACACCACCTGCCTGTCACCGGGAGGACCTCAGGACGACCTGACCGCTTCTGTGCGTAAGGAGCTGGCCATGGCGCTGCGGGACTTGCTGGCTAACGGCTTGTACACTCCTTCCCAGGGCATGAGCTTGGTGCTCGCACCCATTTCCTGCCTGCTGCCCGTCAGCTCTTCTCCACAGAACCTGCATCCATGGGAACTTTTTGTCAAGTACTATCATTCAAAAAACGGCCAGGCATTTGTGGAATCGCCTGCCCGTCAGCTCTCACAATCCTTCAGTTTACCCTTAGGGGGCGGTCCGGTGACAGTCACTCCAAAGCAGTCTCTTTTGTGGGCAATACATACGGTTCTTAAAGAGCATGGACGATATAAACGCAGTGCAGATTCTGAATTCAAGGCCTTGGTGTGCATGGCACTCAATGAGCAAAGGCTTGTGTCTTGGCTCAACCTGCTGTGTAAGTCTGGAACACTAATACACTGTCACTACCAACCCTGGAGCTACATGGCTCAAACCGGTTTTGAGGGTGCCCTGCGCATTTTGGGTCGCCTCAGCCACCTCAAATTCAAGCTGCCTGTTGACTTGGCTGTCAGGCAACTGAAAAACATCAAAGATGCTTTCTAA
- the rpl27 gene encoding 60S ribosomal protein L27 — MGKFMKPGKVVMVLAGRYAGRKAVIVKNIDDGTTDRPYSHALVAGIDRYPRKVTTTMGKKKIAKRSKIKAFVKVFNYNHLMPTRYSVDIPLDKTVVNKDVFRDPALKRKARREAKVKFEERYKTGKNKWFFQKLRF; from the exons ATGGGCAAGTTTATGAAGCCTGGCAAAGTGGTGATGGTCCTGGCTGGACGTTATGCCGGACGCAAGGCTGTGATAGTTAAG AATATTGACGATGGCACAACAGACCGTCCATACAGCCACGCTCTGGTTGCAGGCATCGACCGCTATCCCCGTAAAGTCACAACAACCATGGGCAAGAAGAAAATTGCCAAGAGGTCCAAGATCAAGGCCTTTGTCAAGGTATTCAACTACAACCACCTGATGCCAACCAG gTACTCTGTTGACATTCCTCTGGACAAAACTGTTGTCAACAAGGATGTTTTCAGGGACCCTGCTCTGAAGCGTAAAGCTAGGAGGGAGGCCAAGGTTAAGTTTGAGGAGAG gtACAAGACGGGCAAGAACAAGTGGTTCTTCCAGAAACTCAGATTCTAA